A part of Miscanthus floridulus cultivar M001 chromosome 6, ASM1932011v1, whole genome shotgun sequence genomic DNA contains:
- the LOC136456311 gene encoding long chain acyl-CoA synthetase 4-like isoform X1, producing MQNVVEVEPGRPAADGRPSVGPTYRSAFARDGFPPPVPGMDNCYDIFRMAVEKYPNNRMLGHREIVDGKAGAYVWKTYKEVFDIANKIGYSIRSCGLAKGSRCGIYGANCPEWIITMEACNAHGIYCVPLYDTLGAGAVEFILCHAEVEIAFAEEKKIELLVKTLPKSNEFLKTIVSFGKVTQEQKEEVRKYGLSLYSWDEFLSLAADQEFDLPVKEKSDICTIMYTSGTTGDPKGVLISNASIICLIAGVDRLLSSQNEELAESDVYMSYLPLAHIFDRVVEELFIFHGASIGFWRGDVKLLVEDIGVLKPTIMCAVPRVLDRIFSGLQAKISSGGFLKSTLFNVAYKFKHFRMMRGAKHNEAASICDKVVFSKVKAGLGGNVRVILSGAAPLATHVEEYLRVVTCAHVLQGYGLTETCAGSFVSLPNQMSMIGTVGPPVPNIDVRLESVPEMDYDALVSTPRGEICIRGETLFSGYYKREDLTKEVLIDGWFHTGDIGEWQPDGCMKIIDRKKNIFKLSQGEYVAVENLENVYGLVSALDSIWVYGNSFESFLVAVVNPNKEALESWAAANGISGDFESLCKNPKAKEYILGELSRIGKEKKLKGFEFVKDVHLEPVPFDMDRDLITPTYKKKRPQLLKYYQGVIDNMYKSAK from the exons ATGCAGAACGTGGTGGAGGTCGAGCCAGGCCGCCCGGCTGCCGATGGCCGTCCGTCCGTGGGGCCCACCTACCGGAGCGCCTTCGCCCGCGACGGATTCCCGCCGCCCGTCCCCGGGATGGACAACTGCTACGACATCTTCCG CATGGCCGTGGAGAAGTATCCAAACAACAGAATGCTTGGCCACCGTGAGATTGTTGATGGGAAG GCTGGTGCATATGTCTGGAAGACATATAAGGAGGTGTTTGACATTGCAAACAAAATTGGTTACTCTATTAGGAGCTGTGGACTTGCAAAG GGTAGTCGTTGTGGTATCTATGGTGCTAACTGTCCTGAATGGATTATCACAATGGAG GCTTGCAACGCCCATGGAATCTACTGTGTTCCATTATACGACACACTTG GAGCTGGTGCGGTAGAGTTTATTCTGTGCCATGCAGAAGTTGAGATTGCTTTTGCCGAGGAAAAGAAAATTGAGCTG CTCGTGAAGACTTTACCCAAGTCAAATGAGTTCTTAAAAA CGATCGTGAGTTTCGGCAAGGTAACTCAAGAACAGAAGGAAGAAGTTCGCAAATATGGGCTATCATTGTACTCGTGGGATGAATTTCTGTCCCTG GCGGCTGACCAAGAATTTGATCTTCCAGTCAAGGAGAAGTCAGATATATGCACTATAATGTATACTAGTGGAACTACTGGTGACCCGAAAGGAGTACTGATATCAAATGCGAGCATTATTTGTCTCATTGCAGGTGTGGACAGGTTACTTAGCTCTCAAAACGAGGAG TTGGCAGAAAGCGACGTTTACATGTCTTACCTTCCTCTTGCACACATTTTTGATCGTGTTGTGGAGGAATTGTTTATTTTCCATGGTGCCTCTATTGGATTCTGGCGAGGG GATGTTAAGCTGCTAGTTGAAGATATTGGTGTGCTGAAACCAACAATTATGTGTGCTGTTCCTCGTGTTCTTGATCGGATATTTTCTG GACTACAAGCAAAAATTTCCTCCGGTGGGTTTTTAAAGAGTACACTGTTTAATGTTGCTTACAAATT CAAGCATTTTAGAATGATGAGAGGAGCTAAGCACAATGAAGCTGCTTCCATATGTGACAAAGTAGTTTTTAGTAAG GTGAAAGCGGGTCTTGGTGGAAACGTTAGAGTTATTTTATCTGGAGCTGCTCCACTTGCTACCCATGTTGAAGAATACTTGCGAGTGGTGACATGTGCACATGTCTTACAAGGATATG GTCTCACGGAAACTTGTGCTGGATCTTTTGTCTCGCTACCAAATCAAATGTCCATGATAGGAACTGTTGGCCCCCCAGTGCCAAACATCGACGTTCGTCTGGAGTCGGTCCCAGAAATGGATTACGATGCACTCGTGAGCACGCCTCGTGGAGAGATATGCATCAGGGGAGAAACATTATTCTCAGGATACTACAAGCGTGAAGACCTTACAAAGGAGGTCCTGATTGATGGATGGTTCCACACTG GTGACATTGGTGAGTGGCAACCTGATGGATGTATGAAAATCATAGATCGCAAAAAGAATATATTCAAACTTTCACAGGGTGAATATGTGGCGGTAGAAAATTTGGAGAATGTTTATGGCCTTGTTTCTGCTCTAGACTCG ATATGGGTATATGGGAACAGCTTTGAGTCCTTCCTTGTTGCTGTGGTCAATCCCAACAAGGAGGCTCTCGAGAGTTGGGCTGCAGCAAATGGAATAAGTGGTGATTTTGAGTCCTTGTGCAAGAATCCAAAAGCAAAAGAATACATTTTAGGAGAACTGTCAAGAATAGGAAAAGAGAAGAAG CTCAAAGGTTTTGAATTCGTAAAAGATGTGCACCTGGAACCAGTACCGTTTGACATGGACCGTGATTTGATCACTCCGACGTACAAAAAGAAGCGTCCGCAACTGCTCAAGTACTACCAG GGCGTGATTGACAACATGTACAAAAGTGCTAAGTGA
- the LOC136456311 gene encoding long chain acyl-CoA synthetase 4-like isoform X2 — MAVRPWGPPTGAPSPATDSRRPSPGWTTATTSSVCGSLHSMAVEKYPNNRMLGHREIVDGKAGAYVWKTYKEVFDIANKIGYSIRSCGLAKGSRCGIYGANCPEWIITMEACNAHGIYCVPLYDTLGAGAVEFILCHAEVEIAFAEEKKIELLVKTLPKSNEFLKTIVSFGKVTQEQKEEVRKYGLSLYSWDEFLSLAADQEFDLPVKEKSDICTIMYTSGTTGDPKGVLISNASIICLIAGVDRLLSSQNEELAESDVYMSYLPLAHIFDRVVEELFIFHGASIGFWRGDVKLLVEDIGVLKPTIMCAVPRVLDRIFSGLQAKISSGGFLKSTLFNVAYKFKHFRMMRGAKHNEAASICDKVVFSKVKAGLGGNVRVILSGAAPLATHVEEYLRVVTCAHVLQGYGLTETCAGSFVSLPNQMSMIGTVGPPVPNIDVRLESVPEMDYDALVSTPRGEICIRGETLFSGYYKREDLTKEVLIDGWFHTGDIGEWQPDGCMKIIDRKKNIFKLSQGEYVAVENLENVYGLVSALDSIWVYGNSFESFLVAVVNPNKEALESWAAANGISGDFESLCKNPKAKEYILGELSRIGKEKKLKGFEFVKDVHLEPVPFDMDRDLITPTYKKKRPQLLKYYQGVIDNMYKSAK; from the exons ATGGCCGTCCGTCCGTGGGGCCCACCTACCGGAGCGCCTTCGCCCGCGACGGATTCCCGCCGCCCGTCCCCGGGATGGACAACTGCTACGACATCTTCCG TCTGTGGGTCCTTGCACAGCATGGCCGTGGAGAAGTATCCAAACAACAGAATGCTTGGCCACCGTGAGATTGTTGATGGGAAG GCTGGTGCATATGTCTGGAAGACATATAAGGAGGTGTTTGACATTGCAAACAAAATTGGTTACTCTATTAGGAGCTGTGGACTTGCAAAG GGTAGTCGTTGTGGTATCTATGGTGCTAACTGTCCTGAATGGATTATCACAATGGAG GCTTGCAACGCCCATGGAATCTACTGTGTTCCATTATACGACACACTTG GAGCTGGTGCGGTAGAGTTTATTCTGTGCCATGCAGAAGTTGAGATTGCTTTTGCCGAGGAAAAGAAAATTGAGCTG CTCGTGAAGACTTTACCCAAGTCAAATGAGTTCTTAAAAA CGATCGTGAGTTTCGGCAAGGTAACTCAAGAACAGAAGGAAGAAGTTCGCAAATATGGGCTATCATTGTACTCGTGGGATGAATTTCTGTCCCTG GCGGCTGACCAAGAATTTGATCTTCCAGTCAAGGAGAAGTCAGATATATGCACTATAATGTATACTAGTGGAACTACTGGTGACCCGAAAGGAGTACTGATATCAAATGCGAGCATTATTTGTCTCATTGCAGGTGTGGACAGGTTACTTAGCTCTCAAAACGAGGAG TTGGCAGAAAGCGACGTTTACATGTCTTACCTTCCTCTTGCACACATTTTTGATCGTGTTGTGGAGGAATTGTTTATTTTCCATGGTGCCTCTATTGGATTCTGGCGAGGG GATGTTAAGCTGCTAGTTGAAGATATTGGTGTGCTGAAACCAACAATTATGTGTGCTGTTCCTCGTGTTCTTGATCGGATATTTTCTG GACTACAAGCAAAAATTTCCTCCGGTGGGTTTTTAAAGAGTACACTGTTTAATGTTGCTTACAAATT CAAGCATTTTAGAATGATGAGAGGAGCTAAGCACAATGAAGCTGCTTCCATATGTGACAAAGTAGTTTTTAGTAAG GTGAAAGCGGGTCTTGGTGGAAACGTTAGAGTTATTTTATCTGGAGCTGCTCCACTTGCTACCCATGTTGAAGAATACTTGCGAGTGGTGACATGTGCACATGTCTTACAAGGATATG GTCTCACGGAAACTTGTGCTGGATCTTTTGTCTCGCTACCAAATCAAATGTCCATGATAGGAACTGTTGGCCCCCCAGTGCCAAACATCGACGTTCGTCTGGAGTCGGTCCCAGAAATGGATTACGATGCACTCGTGAGCACGCCTCGTGGAGAGATATGCATCAGGGGAGAAACATTATTCTCAGGATACTACAAGCGTGAAGACCTTACAAAGGAGGTCCTGATTGATGGATGGTTCCACACTG GTGACATTGGTGAGTGGCAACCTGATGGATGTATGAAAATCATAGATCGCAAAAAGAATATATTCAAACTTTCACAGGGTGAATATGTGGCGGTAGAAAATTTGGAGAATGTTTATGGCCTTGTTTCTGCTCTAGACTCG ATATGGGTATATGGGAACAGCTTTGAGTCCTTCCTTGTTGCTGTGGTCAATCCCAACAAGGAGGCTCTCGAGAGTTGGGCTGCAGCAAATGGAATAAGTGGTGATTTTGAGTCCTTGTGCAAGAATCCAAAAGCAAAAGAATACATTTTAGGAGAACTGTCAAGAATAGGAAAAGAGAAGAAG CTCAAAGGTTTTGAATTCGTAAAAGATGTGCACCTGGAACCAGTACCGTTTGACATGGACCGTGATTTGATCACTCCGACGTACAAAAAGAAGCGTCCGCAACTGCTCAAGTACTACCAG GGCGTGATTGACAACATGTACAAAAGTGCTAAGTGA